A single Brassica rapa cultivar Chiifu-401-42 chromosome A04, CAAS_Brap_v3.01, whole genome shotgun sequence DNA region contains:
- the LOC103863514 gene encoding calcium-dependent protein kinase 13 encodes MGNCCRSPAAVAREDVKSNYSGRDHHRKVASGGKKPAPIRVLSDVPKENIEERYLLDRELGRGEFGVTYLCIERSTRDLLACKSISKRKLRTAVDIEDVKREVAIMKHLPKSSSIVTLKEACEDDNAVHLVMELCEGGELFDRIVARGHYTERAAAGVTKTIVEVVQLCHKHGVIHRDLKPENFLFANKKENSPLKAIDFGLSIFFKPGEKFSEIVGSPYYMAPEVLKRSYGPEIDIWSAGVILYILLCGVPPFWAESEQGVAQAILRGIIDFKREPWPNISETAKNLVRQMLEPDPKRRLTAKQVLEHPWIQNAKKAPNVPLGDVVKSRLKQFSVMNRFKRKALRVIAEFLSSQEVEDIKEMFNKMDTDKDGIVTIEELKAGLRDFGTQLAESEVQMLIEAVDTKGKGTLDYGEFVAVSLHLQKVANDEHLRKAFSYFDKDGNGYILPQELCEALKEDGGDDCVDVANDIFQEVDTDKDGRISYEEFAAMMKTGTDWRKASRHYSRGRFNSLSIKLMKDGSLNLGNE; translated from the exons ATGGGGAACTGTTGCAGATCTCCCGCCGCTGTAGCTAGAGAAGACGTCAAATCGAACTACTCCGGCCGCGATCACCACCGTAAAGTCGCTTCCGGCGGGAAAAAACCAGCGCCGATTCGAGTCCTGAGCGATGTCCCCAAGGAGAACATCGAGGAGCGTTACCTACTCGACCGAGAGCTCGGACGCGGCGAGTTCGGCGTCACGTACCTCTGCATCGAGAGGTCCACGCGCGACCTCCTCGCCTGCAAGTCGATCTCGAAGAGGAAGCTGAGGACCGCCGTGGACATCGAGGATGTGAAGAGGGAAGTGGCGATCATGAAGCATCTGCCTAAGAGCTCGAGTATCGTGACTCTCAAGGAGGCGTGCGAGGACGATAACGCCGTGCATTTGGTGATGGAGCTTTGCGAAGGTGGCGAGCTTTTCGATCGGATTGTTGCCAGAGGGCATTACACCGAGCGCGCCGCCGCGGGGGTTACGAAGACGATTGTGGAGGTGGTGCAGTTATGCCACAAGCATGGGGTTATTCATAGGGATTTGAAGCCGGAGAACTTTTTGTTCGCTAACAAGAAGGAGAACTCTCCTCTCAAAGCTATTGATTTTGGATTGTCCATCTTCTTCAAGCCAG GTGAGAAGTTCTCGGAGATAGTTGGCAGTCCATATTACATGGCACCTGAAGTGCTTAAGCGGAGCTATGGACCCGAAATAGATATATGGAGTGCTGGAGTCATTCTTTATATTCTGCTGTGTGGAGTTCCTCCTTTCTGGGCAG AGTCGGAACAGGGAGTTGCTCAGGCTATTCTACGCGGGATAATTGATTTTAAGAGGGAACCGTGGCCAAACATTTCGGAGACTGCTAAGAATCTTGTCAGACAAATGTTAGAGCCTGATCCAAAGCGCAGGCTGACTGCAAAGCAAGTGCTTG AGCACCCGTGGATTCAAAATGCCAAGAAAGCTCCAAATGTTCCTCTTGGAGATGTTGTGAAGTCCAGATTAAAGCAGTTTTCAGTGATGAACAGATTCAAGAGAAAAGCTTTGAGG GTTATTGCTGAATTTTTATCTTCACAAGAAGTAGAAGACATCAAAGAAATGTTCAACAAAATGGATACTGACAAAGATGGTATTGTTACCATCGAGGAGTTGAAAGCTGGACTTCGCGATTTTGGTACACAGCTTGCTGAATCAGAAGTTCAAATGCTTATTGAAGCG GTGGATACTAAAGGGAAAGGAACACTAGACTATGGGGAATTTGTTGCAGTCTCTCTCCACCTGCAAAAGGTAGCAAACGATGAGCATCTCCGCAAAGCATTCTCCTACTTTGACAAGGATGGAAACGGGTACATTTTACCCCAAGAGCTTTGTGAAGCCTTAAAGGAAGATGGAGGGGATGACTGTGTGGATGTCGCCAATGATATATTCCAAGAAGTTGACACAGACAAG GATGGGAGAATAAGCTACGAAGAGTTTGCGGCAATGATGAAAACAGGAACGGATTGGAGAAAGGCGTCTCGACATTACTCGAGAGGGAGATTCAATAGCCTAAGCATCAAGCTAATGAAGGACGGATCTTTGAACCTAGGCAACGAATAG